DNA from Xanthomonas hyacinthi:
CCGGACGACGGCTTGCTGCGGCCCGCCGATCTGGTCGAGGACGAGTTGGTGCTGGCGGTCCCGCTGGTGCCGGTGGCGCCCGGAAGCGAGGCGGTCGAACAGGACTGGCCGGCGACCGAGGAAGAGGTGAGCAAAGCCAACCCGTTCGCGGTGTTGGCGGCGCTGAAGAAACAGTAGCGGTCGGCCCGCCGGCCCGCTGCCTGAAGCTTGTTGCCGGACGCGCGCGTCCTGCGCGACGTAATGACGACAGATGTAAACGAACCGAGTTTGGAGCAATCCCATGGCTGTGCAGAAATCCCGTGTCACCCCGTCCCGCCGCGGCCAGCGCCGTTCGCACGACGCCCTCAGCGCCAAGCAACTGTCGACCGATCCGACCAGCGGCGAGATCCACCTGCGCCACCACATCACCGCCGACGGCTACTACCGCGGCAAGAAGGTGATCGCGACCAAGACCTCGCAGGTCGAAGAAGATTGATCCGTGCCCGTCCATCGCGCCGCGGCGGACGGAGTCACCCATCTTCACAGGCCGCGCCCGCGCGGGCGGCCTGCGTAACAGGCAACAGGAACCAGCATGAGCAAGCGGATCTATTCCAGGATCGCGGGCACCGGCAGCTATTTGCCTGAAAAAGTGTTGACCAACGACGATCTGTCGCACATGGTCGAGACCAGCGACGAATGGATCCGCAGCCGCACCGGCATCCGCGAGCGGCACATCGCCGCGCCGGGCCAGACCGCCGGCGACCTGGGCTACGAAGCCGCGTTGAAGGCGATCGAGGCGGCCGGCGTCGATGCCGCTGCGCTGGACATGATCGTCGTCGGCACCACCACCCCGGACCTGATCTTCCCGTCCACCGCCTGCCTGATCCAGGCACGGCTGGGTGCGGTCGGTTGCGCCGCGCTGGACGTCAACGCCGCCTGCTCGGGCTTCGTCTACGCGCTCAGCGTGGCCGACAAGTTCATCCGCTGCGGCGACGCCAAGACCGTGCTGGTGATCGGCACCGAAACCCTCAGCCGCATCGTCGACTGGACCGAGCGCACCACCTGCGTGCTGTTCGGCGACGGCGCCGGCGCGGTGGTCCTGCGCACCGACGCGGACACCGGCATCCTCAGCACCCATCTGCATGCCGACGGCAGCAAGAAGGAACTGCTGTGGAATCCGGTCGGCATCTCCACCGGGCTTGCCGACGGCACCGGCGACGCCTCCGCCGGCGGCATCCGGATGAAGGGCAGCGAGGTGTTCAAGTACGCGGTCAAGGCGCTGGACGCGGTGGTTGACGAGACCCTGGACGCCAACGGCCTGAACAAGCGCGACCTGGACTGGCTGATCCCGCACCAGGCCAACCTGCGCATCATCGAAGCCACCGCCAAGCGCCTGGAGCTGTCGATGGAGCAGGTGGTGGTGACGGTGGACATGCACGGCAACACCTCCTCCGCCTCGGTGCCGATGGCGCTGGACGTGGCGGTGCGGTCCGGCCGCGTGCAGCGCGGCCAGCTGCTGCTGCTGGAAGCCTTCGGCGGCGGTTTCACCTGGGGCTCGGCGCTGCTGCGCTACTGAGTCCGGGCGTTCCCGCGGCATGGTGCCACGCGCGCCATGGCCTGCGGCGGGGCGGACGCCTCGCGCGCCGCTGCAAATCGCAGAACGTTGTTACGCACGTGCCCGCAGGCGCGACCGAGGGGATGGCCGTGGCGTTGCGCCGCGCGCGAACCGGCTGCGCGAGGGAGGTCGCCGCGCGGTTGCGCGCAGCGCTGCCGTGGCCTGCGGCGGCGGCCTGGAGCGGTTGCGGCGCTTGCCGTGGCCGCCGTCGCCCGGCGCCGCACAATACGCCCGGGTACAGACGCACGGCCGGTTTCGCCCGTATCATCGCCGCTCGATTTTTGCAGGTGCATCCGCGTGACCGATTCCACACTCGCCTTCGTTTTCCCCGGCCAGGGTTCGCAATCGCTGGGCATGCTGGCCGAACTGTCCGAGCTGCACCCGCAACTGCGCGACAGCTTCGTCGAGGCCTCCGACGGCGCCGGCGTCGACCTGTGGGCGCTGACCCAGGGCGGCCCCGAGGAAATGCTCAACCGCACCGAATACACCCAGCCGGCGCTGCTGGCGGCGAGCGTGGCGCTGTGGCGGCTGTGGCTGGCCCAGGGCGGCGCGCGTCCGGCGCTGCTGGCCGGGCACAGCCTGGGCGAGTACAGCGCGCTGGTCGCGGCCGGCGCGCTGTCGCTGCACGACGGCGCGCACCTGGTGCGGCTGCGCGGCCAGCTGATGCAGGACGCGGCCCCGGCCGGGGTCGGCGCGATGGCCGCGGTGATCGGCGCCGAGGACGCGCTGGTCGAGGAGGTCTGCGCGCAGGCCGCCGGCAGCCAGGTGGTGGTCCCGGCCAACTACAACTCGCCCGGCCAGGTGGTGATCGGCGGCGATGCGGCGGCGGTCGAGCGCGCGCTGGCGCTGCTGGCCGAGCGCGGCGTGCGCAAGACGGTGAAGCTGGCGGTCAGCGTGCCCTCGCACACGCCGCTGATGCGCGAGGCGGCCAACCGCCTGGCCGAGGCGATGCGCGGCCTGGCCTGGCACGCGCCGCAGCTGCCGGTGGTGCAGAACGTGGATGCGCAGGTGCACGACGGCGTCGATGCGATCCGCCAGGCGCTGGTCGAGCAGCTGTACCTGCCGGTGCGCTGGAGCGGCTGCGTGCAGGCGCTGGCCGCGCGCGGCGCCACCCGCGTGGCCGAATGCGGACCCGGCAAGGTGCTGACCGGGCTGATCAAGCGCATCGACAAGTCGCTGGACGGGCGCGCGCTGGCCACCCCGGCCGACTTCGCCACCGCGCTCGAGACCTGGGCCGCCTGATCCCGCTGCCGCGCGCTGGCGGGTACGCCCGCGGCGGCCTCCTTTCCTCCCGGCGCCTCGCGCGCCGTCCGTCCCCCAAGGAACAGCAGATGAGCAAGCCATTGCAGGGCGACGTCGCCCTGGTCACCGGCGCCAGCCGCGGCATTGGCGCGGCCATCGCCGACACGCTGGCCGCGCAGGGCGCCACCGTCATCGGCACCGCGACCTCCGCCTCCGGCGCGCAGGCGATCGGCGAACGGCTGGCCGCCAACGGTGGCCACGGCCGCGCGCTGGACGTCACCGACGCCGCCGCGGTGGACGCGCTGATCGAGGCGATCGGCAAGGAATTCGGCGCGGTCTCGATCCTGGTCAACAACGCCGGCATCACCCGCGACAACCTGCTGATGCGGATGAAGGAAGAGGACTGGCAGGCGATCATCGATACCAACCTGACCAGCGTGTTCCGCACCTCCAAGGC
Protein-coding regions in this window:
- the rpmF gene encoding 50S ribosomal protein L32, whose amino-acid sequence is MAVQKSRVTPSRRGQRRSHDALSAKQLSTDPTSGEIHLRHHITADGYYRGKKVIATKTSQVEED
- a CDS encoding beta-ketoacyl-ACP synthase III, translating into MSKRIYSRIAGTGSYLPEKVLTNDDLSHMVETSDEWIRSRTGIRERHIAAPGQTAGDLGYEAALKAIEAAGVDAAALDMIVVGTTTPDLIFPSTACLIQARLGAVGCAALDVNAACSGFVYALSVADKFIRCGDAKTVLVIGTETLSRIVDWTERTTCVLFGDGAGAVVLRTDADTGILSTHLHADGSKKELLWNPVGISTGLADGTGDASAGGIRMKGSEVFKYAVKALDAVVDETLDANGLNKRDLDWLIPHQANLRIIEATAKRLELSMEQVVVTVDMHGNTSSASVPMALDVAVRSGRVQRGQLLLLEAFGGGFTWGSALLRY
- the fabD gene encoding ACP S-malonyltransferase; its protein translation is MTDSTLAFVFPGQGSQSLGMLAELSELHPQLRDSFVEASDGAGVDLWALTQGGPEEMLNRTEYTQPALLAASVALWRLWLAQGGARPALLAGHSLGEYSALVAAGALSLHDGAHLVRLRGQLMQDAAPAGVGAMAAVIGAEDALVEEVCAQAAGSQVVVPANYNSPGQVVIGGDAAAVERALALLAERGVRKTVKLAVSVPSHTPLMREAANRLAEAMRGLAWHAPQLPVVQNVDAQVHDGVDAIRQALVEQLYLPVRWSGCVQALAARGATRVAECGPGKVLTGLIKRIDKSLDGRALATPADFATALETWAA